A part of Salmo trutta chromosome 15, fSalTru1.1, whole genome shotgun sequence genomic DNA contains:
- the anapc13 gene encoding anaphase-promoting complex subunit 13: MDSEVQRDGRVLDLTDDAWREDRLPYEDVTIPLSELPEAEQDNGGSTESVKEQEMKWSDLALQSLHENTPNTGT, encoded by the exons ATGGACAGTGAAGTTCAAAGAGATGGCAGGGTTCTTGACCTTACAGATGATGCTTGGAGGGAAGACCGTCTACCTTATGAAGACGTCACTATCCCATTG AGTGAACTGCCTGAAGCTGAGCAAGATAATGGAGGATCAACAGAGTCTGTGAAAGAACAAGAAATGAAGTGGTCAGATTTGGCTCTACAGAGTCTGCACGAGAATACACCTAACACTGGGACTTAG